One Setaria italica strain Yugu1 chromosome II, Setaria_italica_v2.0, whole genome shotgun sequence DNA segment encodes these proteins:
- the LOC101754794 gene encoding uncharacterized protein LOC101754794 isoform X1, which produces MYLGIRAQVNFASYTECNRVGGSSFALYRTHLSVWSLVSPMDNLNSHSEHADQPQGQQANGLPLDGTNPAPFRFSLEQYQLQLDQVLQLYNEQVRVSQQQEISIQNATLLNLLLTDALVQKDEEIAGLRIELQRKQENLENAQQLAVMALETNDSLIRRLPPVQQETNSHVSSNDVDAPGSGDEASSVARTAAETTACPVCGAVKGDAVEARFG; this is translated from the exons ATGTATCTGGGCATCAGAGCGCAAGTCAACTTTGCTTCGTACACAGAATGCAACAGAGTTGGAG GTTCCTCCTTCGCACTGTATCGAACACACCTTTCAGTCTGGTCTCTGGTATCTCCAATGGACAACCTCAATAGCCATTCTGAACATGCCGATCAACCTCAGGGGCAACAAGCAAATGGCCTTCCTTTGGATGGCACAAATCCTGCGCCGTTTCGCTTCTCCCTTGAGCAGTACCAGCTGCAGTTGGATCAGGTCCTCCAACTCTAC AACGAGCAGGTTCGTGTGTCACAGCAGCAGGAAATCTCTATACAAAACGCAACTCTACTGAACCTTCTGTTAACTGATGCACTGGTTCAGAAGGATGAAGAGATAGCCGGCTTGCGCATAGAGTTGCAGAGGAAGCAAGAGAATCTAGAAAATGCACAGCAGCTTGCTGTGATGGCACTTGAGACGAATGACTCACTTATCCGTAGGCTTCCTCCGGTGCAGCAGGAAACAAACTCACATGTTTCATCCAATGACGTAGATGCTCCTGGCTCTGGAGATGAAGCATCAAGCGTGGCGAGAACTGCAGCAGAGACAACAGCATGCCCTGTCTGCGGTGCTGTGAAGGGTGATGCGGTCGAGGCCCGATTTGGTTGA
- the LOC101754794 gene encoding uncharacterized protein LOC101754794 isoform X2, whose amino-acid sequence MWECIWASERKSTLLRTQNATELEGQQANGLPLDGTNPAPFRFSLEQYQLQLDQVLQLYNEQVRVSQQQEISIQNATLLNLLLTDALVQKDEEIAGLRIELQRKQENLENAQQLAVMALETNDSLIRRLPPVQQETNSHVSSNDVDAPGSGDEASSVARTAAETTACPVCGAVKGDAVEARFG is encoded by the exons ATGTGGGAATGTATCTGGGCATCAGAGCGCAAGTCAACTTTGCTTCGTACACAGAATGCAACAGAGTTGGAG GGGCAACAAGCAAATGGCCTTCCTTTGGATGGCACAAATCCTGCGCCGTTTCGCTTCTCCCTTGAGCAGTACCAGCTGCAGTTGGATCAGGTCCTCCAACTCTAC AACGAGCAGGTTCGTGTGTCACAGCAGCAGGAAATCTCTATACAAAACGCAACTCTACTGAACCTTCTGTTAACTGATGCACTGGTTCAGAAGGATGAAGAGATAGCCGGCTTGCGCATAGAGTTGCAGAGGAAGCAAGAGAATCTAGAAAATGCACAGCAGCTTGCTGTGATGGCACTTGAGACGAATGACTCACTTATCCGTAGGCTTCCTCCGGTGCAGCAGGAAACAAACTCACATGTTTCATCCAATGACGTAGATGCTCCTGGCTCTGGAGATGAAGCATCAAGCGTGGCGAGAACTGCAGCAGAGACAACAGCATGCCCTGTCTGCGGTGCTGTGAAGGGTGATGCGGTCGAGGCCCGATTTGGTTGA